The Desulfuromonas versatilis genome has a segment encoding these proteins:
- a CDS encoding sigma-54-dependent transcriptional regulator — MTQGLYPTFRVLLVDDEPAWLRSLSMTLEGPGAITNLLPCSDSREVMGILAREEVGLVLLDLTMPHLSGEELLGRIVEEHPEVAVIIVSGLNQIETAVRCMRAGAFDYFVKTVEEDRLLDGVRRAIRMLELQRENREMRRRFLYDRLEHPEAFAGIVTHNKAMRTIFQYVESVARSSQPLLITGESGVGKELVARAVHALSRRRGAMVSVNVAGLDDSVFADTLFGHTRGAFTGADTARGGMIEQAGEGTLFLDEIGDLSLSSQVKLLRLLQEGEYFPLGSDKPKQMRARVVVATHQDLAAKQAGRQFRKDLYYRLRTHHVHLPPLRERKDDLALLLEHFLQEAADELDKKKPTIPKELPVLLATYHFPGNVRELKAMVYDAMSVHTSKILSMQPFLSAMERHGELPSGASSAAAAQGNVFAEAEQLPTLAEANEQLVAEAMERAAGNQTIAARLLGISQPALSKRLKHARNSE; from the coding sequence ATGACCCAGGGACTCTACCCAACCTTTCGTGTGCTGCTGGTGGACGACGAGCCGGCCTGGCTGCGCAGCCTGAGCATGACCCTCGAGGGACCCGGTGCCATCACCAATCTGCTGCCCTGCAGCGACAGCCGGGAGGTCATGGGGATTCTTGCCCGCGAGGAGGTCGGGCTGGTTCTGCTCGACCTGACCATGCCGCACCTCTCCGGCGAAGAGCTGCTGGGAAGGATCGTCGAGGAGCATCCCGAGGTGGCGGTGATCATCGTCAGCGGCCTGAACCAGATCGAAACGGCGGTGCGCTGCATGCGCGCCGGCGCCTTCGATTACTTCGTCAAAACCGTCGAGGAGGATCGGCTGCTCGACGGGGTGCGCAGGGCCATCCGCATGCTGGAGCTGCAGCGGGAAAACCGGGAGATGCGCCGGCGCTTTCTCTATGACAGGCTCGAGCACCCCGAGGCCTTTGCCGGCATCGTCACCCACAACAAGGCGATGCGCACCATCTTCCAGTACGTGGAATCGGTGGCCCGCAGCTCCCAGCCGCTGCTGATCACCGGCGAGAGCGGGGTCGGCAAGGAGCTGGTCGCCCGGGCGGTGCACGCCCTGAGCCGGCGCCGCGGCGCCATGGTATCGGTCAACGTGGCGGGCCTGGATGACAGCGTGTTCGCCGACACCCTGTTCGGCCACACCCGGGGGGCCTTTACCGGGGCCGACACGGCCCGCGGCGGGATGATTGAGCAAGCCGGCGAAGGCACCCTGTTTCTGGACGAGATCGGGGATCTTAGCCTCTCTTCCCAGGTCAAGCTGCTGCGGCTGCTCCAGGAGGGGGAGTATTTTCCCCTCGGTAGCGACAAGCCCAAGCAGATGCGGGCCCGGGTGGTGGTGGCGACCCACCAGGACCTGGCCGCCAAGCAGGCCGGACGCCAGTTCCGCAAGGACCTCTACTATCGGCTGCGGACCCATCATGTGCACCTTCCCCCCCTGCGTGAGCGCAAGGACGATCTGGCGCTGCTGCTGGAGCACTTTCTTCAGGAGGCCGCGGATGAGTTGGACAAGAAAAAGCCGACCATCCCCAAGGAGCTGCCCGTGCTGCTCGCGACCTACCATTTCCCCGGCAACGTCCGCGAGCTCAAGGCCATGGTCTACGACGCCATGAGTGTGCATACCTCCAAAATCCTGTCCATGCAGCCGTTTCTCAGCGCCATGGAACGCCATGGCGAGCTCCCCTCAGGCGCCTCCTCTGCAGCGGCGGCGCAGGGGAATGTTTTTGCCGAGGCCGAGCAGCTCCCCACCCTTGCCGAAGCCAACGAACAACTGGTTGCCGAGGCGATGGAGCGGGCCGCCGGCAACCAGACCATCGCGGCGCGCCTGCTCGGTATCTCCCAGCCAGCCCTGAGCAAGCGCCTGAAGCATGCACGCAATTCGGAGTAG
- a CDS encoding TAXI family TRAP transporter solute-binding subunit has protein sequence MKKFGMWVLAAALVAFGAGEALAAPTYVTIGTGGVTGVYYPTGGAISKLVNQKRKELNLRMTVESTGGSVFNVNALMNGDIEMGVVQSDIQWQAFNGKGEWDGKPQKNLRAMFSIHPEAVTILAAADKNINSVADMKGKVVNIGAPGTGQRVNSVDLFQTAGIDVDKDIRAEGIKPSEAAGMLQDGRIDAYFYTVGHPNGSIKEAVAGARKVNFVPVSDDLVKKLVAAQPYYAPAMIPVAQYPGVVGDKDVPTFGVKATICTSADVPEEVIYNITKTVFENIEELRKLHPALEVLTKENMLEGLSASFHPGAEKYFKEVGLIK, from the coding sequence ATGAAAAAGTTCGGAATGTGGGTTCTGGCTGCTGCCCTGGTGGCTTTCGGTGCGGGTGAGGCTCTGGCCGCCCCGACCTACGTGACCATCGGTACTGGCGGCGTCACCGGGGTTTACTACCCCACCGGCGGCGCCATCAGCAAGCTGGTCAACCAGAAGCGCAAGGAGCTCAACCTGCGCATGACCGTCGAGTCCACCGGCGGCTCGGTGTTCAACGTCAATGCCCTGATGAACGGCGACATTGAAATGGGCGTCGTCCAGTCCGACATCCAGTGGCAGGCCTTCAACGGCAAGGGCGAGTGGGACGGCAAGCCGCAGAAGAACCTGCGCGCCATGTTCTCCATCCATCCCGAGGCCGTGACCATCCTGGCCGCCGCCGACAAGAACATCAACTCCGTCGCCGACATGAAGGGCAAGGTTGTCAACATCGGCGCCCCCGGCACCGGCCAGCGGGTCAACTCGGTCGACCTCTTCCAGACCGCCGGCATCGACGTCGACAAGGACATCCGCGCCGAAGGGATCAAGCCCTCCGAAGCCGCCGGCATGCTGCAGGACGGCCGTATCGATGCCTACTTCTACACCGTCGGTCATCCCAACGGCTCGATCAAGGAAGCCGTCGCCGGCGCCCGCAAGGTGAACTTCGTGCCGGTCTCCGACGACCTGGTCAAGAAGCTGGTCGCCGCCCAGCCCTACTACGCCCCGGCGATGATCCCCGTCGCCCAGTACCCCGGCGTGGTCGGCGACAAGGACGTGCCGACCTTCGGCGTCAAGGCGACCATCTGCACCTCCGCCGACGTCCCCGAAGAGGTCATCTACAACATCACCAAGACCGTTTTCGAGAACATCGAAGAGCTGCGCAAGCTGCACCCGGCTCTCGAAGTGCTGACCAAAGAGAACATGCTCGAAGGTCTTTCGGCCTCCTTCCACCCGGGCGCCGAGAAGTACTTCAAAGAAGTCGGTTTAATCAAGTAG
- a CDS encoding TRAP transporter permease produces MAEEIKDVRDEGLEAARRMKEEEELGLRRVTGWSAYVVPTIALCWSLFQLSLSSWLLLDSTIIRSIHLAFALAIVFLSYPTLKRDVKIPGLRWLGEKHKIPLADYLIAILGVGAALYIFLDYEGIANRVGRPNLRDMVIGVFLVIILLDAARRVIGPALPVIAGLFTAYAFFGPYMPDFLAFKGVSLSRYVGQISLTTEGIFGIPLDVSARIVFLFVLFGSMLERAGAGRFFIDMAMSLLGRYKGGPAKAAVLSSGMTGLVSGSSIANVVTTGTFTIPMMKKVGYPDYKAGAIEVAVSTNGQLMPPVMGAAAFIIAEYVNIPYLEVCKSAAIPAFASYMALFWLTHLEAGKLGMKGLPKADLPAFWHTLKNGWHYLFPIFVLLYELIIPRHSPDLAAFRSIGVLSVIMLLQHVVRRKTKGLTVGEGLKLGFFDIINGMIGGARNMVSVAVATASAGIVVGVVTMGLGGLITSIIDTLSMGNLFLMLLITAAASMILGMGLPTTANYIVMASLTAPALVTIAEWQGFEVPLIAAHLFVFYFGILADDTPPVGLAAYAAAAIAKSDPIKTGLQGFAYDIRTAVLPFMFIFNTDMLLVGIDSFPLAIYIFAMTCVGMFAFGSATQGYFITRTRWYEIILLLGVALIMFRPGFFAHYVGIDNHYLSYLVGLGLWAAIFGLQKLRAPKPENLATA; encoded by the coding sequence ATGGCCGAAGAAATCAAGGACGTCAGGGACGAAGGGCTGGAAGCTGCACGGCGGATGAAGGAGGAGGAGGAACTCGGCCTTCGCCGCGTCACCGGATGGAGCGCCTACGTGGTGCCGACCATTGCCCTGTGCTGGTCGCTGTTTCAGCTGTCGCTGTCGAGCTGGCTGCTGCTCGACTCCACCATCATTCGTTCGATCCACCTGGCATTCGCCCTGGCGATCGTGTTTCTTTCCTACCCGACCCTCAAACGCGACGTCAAAATTCCCGGGCTGCGCTGGCTGGGGGAGAAGCACAAGATCCCCCTCGCCGACTATCTCATCGCCATCCTCGGCGTCGGCGCCGCCCTGTACATCTTCCTCGACTACGAGGGGATCGCCAACCGGGTGGGCCGGCCCAACCTGCGCGACATGGTGATCGGCGTCTTCCTGGTGATCATTCTGCTCGACGCCGCCCGCCGGGTCATCGGCCCGGCGCTGCCGGTGATTGCCGGGCTGTTTACCGCCTACGCCTTCTTCGGCCCCTACATGCCCGATTTTCTGGCCTTCAAGGGGGTCAGCCTGTCGCGCTACGTGGGGCAGATCTCGCTGACCACCGAGGGGATCTTCGGTATCCCGCTCGATGTCTCGGCCCGTATCGTGTTTCTCTTCGTCCTGTTCGGCTCCATGCTCGAGCGCGCCGGAGCGGGACGCTTCTTCATCGACATGGCCATGAGCCTGCTCGGCCGCTACAAGGGCGGTCCGGCCAAGGCCGCGGTGCTCTCCAGCGGCATGACCGGCCTGGTCTCCGGCTCGTCCATCGCCAACGTGGTGACCACCGGCACCTTCACCATCCCGATGATGAAAAAGGTCGGCTACCCCGACTACAAGGCCGGCGCCATCGAGGTGGCGGTCTCCACCAACGGCCAGCTGATGCCCCCGGTCATGGGCGCTGCGGCCTTCATTATCGCCGAGTACGTCAACATCCCCTATCTCGAGGTCTGCAAGTCGGCGGCGATCCCGGCGTTCGCCTCCTACATGGCGCTGTTCTGGCTGACCCACCTCGAGGCCGGCAAGCTTGGCATGAAGGGCCTGCCCAAGGCTGACCTGCCCGCCTTCTGGCACACCCTGAAAAACGGCTGGCACTACCTGTTCCCGATCTTCGTGCTGCTCTACGAGCTGATCATCCCCCGTCACTCGCCCGACCTGGCGGCCTTCCGCTCGATCGGGGTGCTCTCGGTCATCATGCTGCTGCAGCATGTTGTCAGGCGCAAAACCAAAGGCCTCACCGTCGGCGAAGGGTTGAAGCTCGGTTTCTTCGACATCATCAACGGCATGATCGGCGGCGCGCGCAACATGGTCAGCGTGGCGGTGGCCACCGCCTCGGCCGGCATCGTCGTCGGGGTGGTGACCATGGGCCTGGGCGGGCTGATCACCAGCATCATCGACACCCTGAGCATGGGCAACCTGTTCCTGATGCTGTTGATCACCGCGGCGGCCAGCATGATCCTCGGCATGGGCCTGCCGACCACCGCCAACTACATCGTCATGGCTTCGCTCACGGCCCCGGCGCTGGTCACCATCGCCGAGTGGCAGGGCTTCGAGGTGCCGCTGATCGCCGCGCACCTGTTCGTCTTCTACTTCGGCATTCTCGCCGACGACACGCCGCCGGTGGGGCTGGCGGCCTACGCCGCGGCGGCCATCGCCAAGAGCGACCCGATCAAGACCGGCCTGCAGGGCTTCGCCTACGACATCCGCACCGCGGTGCTGCCGTTCATGTTCATCTTCAACACCGACATGCTGCTGGTCGGCATCGACAGCTTCCCTCTGGCCATCTACATCTTCGCCATGACCTGTGTCGGCATGTTCGCCTTCGGTTCGGCAACCCAGGGGTACTTCATCACCCGCACCCGCTGGTACGAGATCATTCTGCTGCTGGGAGTAGCGCTGATCATGTTCCGCCCCGGCTTCTTCGCCCACTATGTCGGCATCGACAACCATTACCTGAGCTACTTGGTGGGCCTCGGACTGTGGGCGGCGATTTTCGGCCTGCAGAAGCTGCGGGCCCCCAAGCCCGAAAACCTGGCTACCGCCTGA
- a CDS encoding universal stress protein — protein MIPKYKTILYATDLSANAAHAFRHAIGLARSYNARIHILHVLPEVEPAMLNYISTVMGENRLADLELEHKEEVKDQIRKQLHQFAKEELADHPEDVERIADIEIHHGSAVGQILEAADRIEADLIVLGSHGKGKLKYAFLGSVAEKLLRKSHRPALVVPLND, from the coding sequence GTGATTCCCAAGTACAAGACCATTCTTTACGCCACCGACCTGAGCGCCAATGCGGCCCATGCCTTCCGCCACGCCATCGGTCTGGCGCGCAGCTACAATGCCAGGATTCACATTCTGCATGTGCTGCCCGAAGTGGAACCGGCGATGCTCAATTACATTTCCACGGTCATGGGGGAGAATCGACTGGCCGACCTCGAGCTCGAGCACAAGGAAGAGGTCAAGGACCAGATCCGGAAGCAGCTTCACCAGTTCGCCAAGGAGGAGCTGGCCGACCACCCCGAGGACGTGGAGCGCATCGCCGATATCGAAATCCATCACGGCAGCGCCGTTGGCCAGATCCTCGAGGCGGCCGACCGCATCGAGGCCGACCTGATCGTGCTCGGCAGCCATGGCAAGGGCAAGCTCAAATACGCCTTTCTGGGGAGCGTCGCCGAGAAGCTGCTGCGCAAGTCGCATCGCCCGGCGCTGGTGGTGCCGCTCAACGACTGA
- a CDS encoding TRAP transporter permease, which produces MSDKLNPAQDEGLEIAQRMKEEEELGLRRVQGPPALIVPAIALCWSLFQLSLSSWLMLDSTIIRSIHLAFAFLIVFLSYPMFKRDIRLPGLRWLGEKQRIPAGDFLLAALAALAALYIAIDYDGLASRIGRPIGRDMLIGLFLVVILLDAARRVIGPTLPIIALLASAYAFLGPYMPEFLASKGVSLQRYVSQIALTTEGIFGIPLDVSARIVFLFVLFGALLERAGAGKFFIDLAMSLLGRYKGGPAKAAVLSSGFTGLVSGSSIANVVTTGTFTIPLMKKVGYPAHKAAAVEVAASSNGQLMPPVMGAAAFIIAEYVNVPYLEVCKAAAVPAFAAYMALFYLTHLEACKLGMKGLPKADLPRFFATLGAGFHYLIPIAVLLYELIVPRHSPDLAAFRAVAVLMGIMLVQGVVRGRRSGGPWAAGLRQGGGDIVAGLVAGARNMVSVAVATAAAGIIVGVVTLGLGGMITSIIDTLSMGSFALMLIITAIASLILGMGLPTTANYIVMASLTAPAIVTIAESQGIEVPLIAAHLFVFYFGILADITPPVGLAAFAAAAIAKSNPIKTGLQGFMYDIRTAVLPFMFIFNTHMLLIGVDSFAQGLYIFGMTCVGMFAFAAATQGWFVKRNRWYEVPLLLLVTAVMFRPGFVAGLAGMENSLGNKNLVYLGGLVLFGGVILMQKMRGPGKGTLVPGVGGESA; this is translated from the coding sequence ATGTCCGACAAGTTGAACCCGGCCCAGGACGAAGGCCTTGAAATCGCCCAGCGCATGAAAGAGGAAGAGGAACTTGGGCTGCGCAGGGTCCAGGGGCCCCCGGCCCTGATCGTCCCGGCGATCGCCCTGTGCTGGTCGCTTTTCCAGCTGTCCCTGTCGAGCTGGCTGATGCTCGATTCGACCATTATCCGCTCCATTCACCTGGCCTTTGCCTTTCTGATTGTTTTCCTCTCCTACCCGATGTTCAAGCGGGACATCCGGCTGCCCGGCCTGCGCTGGCTGGGAGAGAAGCAGCGGATTCCCGCCGGCGATTTCCTGCTCGCCGCCCTGGCCGCCCTGGCCGCGCTGTACATCGCCATCGATTACGACGGGCTGGCCTCGCGCATCGGCCGGCCCATCGGTCGCGACATGCTCATCGGGCTGTTCCTGGTGGTCATCCTGCTCGACGCCGCGCGGCGGGTGATCGGGCCGACGCTGCCGATTATCGCCCTGCTGGCCAGCGCCTATGCCTTTCTCGGTCCCTACATGCCCGAGTTTCTCGCCTCCAAAGGGGTGAGTCTGCAGCGCTACGTGAGCCAGATCGCTCTGACCACCGAGGGGATCTTCGGCATCCCCCTCGATGTCTCGGCCCGCATCGTTTTTCTCTTCGTGCTCTTCGGTGCTCTGCTGGAAAGGGCCGGGGCCGGCAAGTTCTTTATCGACCTGGCCATGAGTCTGCTCGGGCGCTACAAGGGCGGGCCGGCCAAGGCGGCGGTGCTCTCCAGCGGCTTTACCGGCCTGGTTTCAGGCTCCTCCATCGCCAACGTGGTGACCACCGGGACCTTCACCATCCCGCTGATGAAAAAGGTCGGCTACCCGGCGCACAAGGCCGCCGCCGTCGAAGTCGCGGCGAGCAGCAACGGCCAGTTGATGCCCCCGGTCATGGGCGCGGCGGCATTCATCATCGCCGAGTATGTCAACGTCCCCTACCTCGAGGTCTGCAAGGCCGCCGCGGTCCCCGCCTTCGCAGCCTACATGGCGCTGTTCTACCTGACGCACCTGGAGGCCTGCAAGCTCGGCATGAAGGGGTTGCCCAAGGCCGACCTGCCGCGGTTTTTCGCTACCCTGGGCGCCGGGTTCCATTACCTGATCCCCATCGCCGTGCTGCTTTACGAGCTGATCGTGCCGCGGCATTCGCCTGATCTGGCGGCCTTCCGCGCGGTGGCCGTACTGATGGGGATCATGCTGGTGCAGGGGGTGGTGCGCGGCCGCAGAAGCGGCGGCCCCTGGGCGGCCGGCCTGCGGCAGGGGGGCGGCGACATCGTCGCCGGGCTGGTGGCCGGGGCCCGCAACATGGTGAGCGTGGCCGTGGCCACAGCGGCAGCGGGAATCATCGTCGGCGTCGTCACCCTCGGCCTCGGCGGCATGATCACCAGCATCATCGACACCCTGAGCATGGGGAGCTTCGCCCTGATGCTGATCATCACCGCCATCGCCAGCCTGATCCTCGGCATGGGGCTGCCGACCACCGCCAACTACATCGTCATGGCCTCGCTGACCGCGCCGGCCATCGTGACCATCGCCGAGAGCCAGGGAATCGAGGTGCCGCTGATCGCCGCGCACCTGTTCGTGTTCTATTTCGGCATCCTCGCCGACATTACCCCGCCGGTGGGGCTGGCCGCCTTCGCTGCGGCCGCCATCGCCAAGTCGAACCCGATCAAGACCGGGTTGCAGGGCTTCATGTACGACATCCGCACGGCGGTGCTCCCCTTCATGTTCATCTTCAACACCCACATGCTGCTCATCGGTGTCGACAGTTTCGCCCAGGGGCTCTACATCTTCGGCATGACCTGCGTCGGCATGTTTGCCTTCGCGGCGGCGACCCAGGGGTGGTTCGTGAAAAGGAACCGCTGGTACGAGGTGCCGCTGCTGCTGCTGGTGACCGCGGTCATGTTTCGGCCCGGTTTTGTGGCGGGCCTGGCGGGGATGGAAAACTCACTGGGCAACAAGAACCTGGTCTACCTGGGTGGACTCGTGCTCTTCGGCGGGGTCATCCTGATGCAGAAAATGCGCGGCCCCGGCAAGGGCACCCTGGTGCCCGGGGTGGGCGGCGAGAGTGCCTAG
- a CDS encoding NAD-glutamate dehydrogenase domain-containing protein, whose product MIESAKKKLRGDVLREIGASCGSAGENLQWLMDKMHPYFSITMQDEPEAVAALATRMHLLGHEQRLVLADRETRLIVARPNRPGSLYDTLKNLREREISYAQFTQSYGALSGIGEGLEVQRFEFERKSNQEIAEAGNVKIPAGIRKGIADAVAEFYPDFDSKQFDRLLRLLWLNNEHYVRVSPAKRVAQILWLYLQSILHGGIYFDAEETEDTEHQREYRVMFAAANPPQIDFLQQIMEVFNRLGIGVKRAYCLTISNGLHPYFLGNFYVRSRDAGLVDKGSELFNLLRKELYNTQILSTASHAYREFVAKGVMTGEEASLVNALISFCHTNLAHNQPDRFGFEDVMRAFHSHPDMALQLIWLFKTRFDPNLEEREGLYGKTLAEVTQAIDAYNTGHRHLDDVRRAIFRCALIFIRNTLKTNFFIPEKQALAFRLDPVYLAELGPEFTADLPPERPFRVTFFFARHGAGYHIGFSDIARGGWRTILTRGWDDYVTAANTVFRENYVLAHTQHLKNKDIYEGGSKMVVILDSADLTDKDLVTRRLYKLQFGFINAFFDIYVTEDGRAKDPRVIDYYGEDEPIELGPDENMHDEMVEMIARQSVRRGYLLGIGVISSKKVGINHKEYGVTSTGVVKFAEITMAELGIDIRKDPFTVKFTGGPNGDVAGNAMRLLLERCPQVKINMIIDGTGALFDPAGADLGALKKIVLKSDVEAFDPLALHEGAFLLYRNVRRTEGLRELYKKVVRSNGELQEQWITIDEFYREFNGLTFRVQADLFIPAGGRPETIDKDNWQRFFLTDGSPSARAIVEGANSFITPEAREELQKKGVVILRDASANKCGVISSSYEIIANLLMNDKEFLANKERYVTDVLEILERRAEEEARLVFRRYREAGGSHLYTEVSAAISQEINAHYARLFAFFQAHPELCDEPLFKKAIEAHMPAMVRSNAKYRGRIKNLPPKYRYAILASELASSLVYRGDSEANFIEMLRGHLVRSFAA is encoded by the coding sequence ATGATTGAATCGGCGAAGAAGAAGCTTCGGGGGGACGTTTTGCGCGAGATCGGCGCCAGCTGCGGCAGCGCCGGGGAGAACCTGCAGTGGCTGATGGACAAGATGCATCCGTATTTCTCCATCACCATGCAGGACGAGCCCGAGGCGGTGGCGGCGCTGGCCACCCGCATGCACCTGCTCGGTCACGAGCAGCGCCTGGTGCTGGCCGACCGGGAGACGCGGCTGATCGTCGCGCGGCCCAACCGCCCGGGCTCGCTCTACGACACCCTGAAGAATCTGCGCGAGCGGGAGATCTCCTATGCCCAGTTCACCCAGTCCTACGGGGCGCTGTCCGGAATCGGGGAGGGGTTGGAGGTGCAGCGCTTCGAGTTCGAGCGCAAGAGCAACCAGGAGATCGCCGAAGCCGGCAACGTCAAGATCCCGGCCGGAATCCGCAAGGGGATTGCCGATGCCGTCGCCGAATTCTACCCGGATTTCGACAGCAAGCAGTTTGACCGGCTGCTGCGCCTGCTCTGGCTGAACAACGAACACTACGTGCGGGTCTCCCCAGCCAAGCGCGTGGCGCAGATCCTCTGGCTGTACCTGCAGAGCATCCTGCACGGCGGGATCTATTTCGACGCCGAGGAGACCGAGGACACCGAGCATCAGCGCGAGTACCGGGTCATGTTCGCCGCCGCCAACCCGCCGCAGATCGACTTTCTGCAGCAGATCATGGAGGTCTTCAACCGCCTGGGGATCGGCGTCAAACGGGCTTACTGCCTGACCATCAGCAACGGGCTGCATCCCTATTTTCTGGGCAATTTCTACGTGCGCAGCCGCGATGCCGGCCTGGTGGACAAGGGCTCGGAACTGTTCAACCTGCTGCGCAAGGAACTCTACAACACCCAGATCCTCTCCACCGCCTCCCATGCTTACCGCGAGTTTGTCGCCAAGGGGGTGATGACCGGCGAAGAGGCCTCGCTGGTCAACGCCCTGATCAGCTTCTGCCACACCAACCTGGCGCACAACCAGCCCGACCGCTTCGGTTTCGAAGACGTCATGCGCGCCTTCCACAGCCATCCCGACATGGCCCTGCAGTTGATCTGGCTGTTCAAGACCCGCTTCGACCCGAACCTCGAGGAGCGCGAAGGCCTCTACGGTAAAACCCTCGCCGAGGTCACCCAGGCCATCGACGCCTACAACACCGGCCATCGGCATCTGGATGACGTGCGGCGGGCGATCTTTCGCTGCGCGTTGATCTTCATCCGCAACACCCTGAAGACCAACTTCTTCATCCCCGAGAAGCAGGCCCTGGCGTTCCGCCTCGACCCGGTCTATCTCGCGGAGCTGGGTCCCGAGTTCACCGCCGACCTGCCGCCCGAGCGCCCCTTCCGGGTGACCTTCTTCTTCGCCCGGCACGGCGCCGGCTACCATATCGGTTTTTCCGATATCGCCCGCGGCGGCTGGCGCACCATCCTCACCCGCGGCTGGGACGACTACGTCACCGCAGCCAACACGGTATTCCGCGAGAACTACGTGTTGGCCCATACCCAGCACCTGAAGAACAAGGACATCTACGAAGGCGGCTCGAAGATGGTGGTGATCCTCGATTCGGCCGACCTGACGGACAAGGACCTGGTGACGCGCCGGCTCTACAAGCTGCAGTTCGGCTTCATCAACGCCTTCTTCGACATCTACGTCACCGAGGACGGCCGCGCCAAGGACCCCCGGGTCATCGACTATTACGGCGAGGACGAGCCGATCGAGCTGGGTCCCGACGAGAACATGCACGACGAGATGGTGGAGATGATCGCCCGCCAGAGCGTGCGCCGCGGCTACCTGCTCGGCATCGGCGTCATCTCCAGCAAGAAGGTCGGCATCAATCACAAAGAGTACGGGGTCACCAGCACCGGGGTGGTCAAATTCGCCGAGATCACCATGGCCGAGCTCGGCATCGACATCCGCAAGGACCCCTTCACGGTGAAGTTCACCGGCGGCCCCAACGGCGACGTGGCCGGCAACGCCATGCGGCTCCTGCTCGAGCGCTGCCCCCAGGTGAAGATCAACATGATCATCGATGGCACCGGCGCCCTGTTCGACCCGGCCGGGGCCGACCTCGGGGCGCTGAAGAAAATCGTCCTGAAAAGCGACGTCGAGGCCTTCGATCCTCTGGCGCTGCACGAGGGAGCTTTCCTGCTCTACCGCAACGTCCGCCGCACCGAAGGGCTGCGCGAGCTCTACAAAAAGGTGGTGCGCAGCAATGGCGAGCTGCAGGAGCAGTGGATCACCATCGACGAGTTCTACCGGGAGTTCAACGGCCTGACCTTCCGCGTGCAGGCCGATCTGTTCATCCCCGCCGGCGGGCGCCCCGAAACCATCGACAAGGACAATTGGCAGAGGTTTTTCCTCACCGACGGCTCCCCCAGCGCCCGGGCCATCGTCGAGGGGGCCAACTCCTTCATCACCCCCGAGGCCCGCGAGGAGTTGCAGAAAAAAGGGGTGGTCATCCTGCGCGACGCCTCGGCCAACAAGTGCGGGGTCATCTCCAGCTCTTACGAGATCATCGCCAACCTGCTGATGAACGACAAGGAGTTTCTCGCCAACAAGGAGCGCTACGTCACCGACGTGCTCGAGATCCTCGAACGGCGCGCCGAGGAGGAGGCGCGGCTGGTCTTCCGCCGCTACCGCGAGGCCGGCGGCAGCCATCTCTACACCGAAGTCTCCGCCGCGATCAGCCAGGAGATTAACGCCCATTACGCCCGGCTGTTCGCCTTCTTCCAGGCCCATCCCGAGCTGTGCGACGAGCCCCTGTTCAAAAAGGCCATCGAGGCACACATGCCGGCCATGGTGCGCAGCAACGCCAAGTACCGCGGGCGCATCAAGAACCTGCCGCCCAAGTACCGCTACGCCATTCTCGCCTCGGAGCTGGCCTCCTCGCTGGTCTATCGCGGCGATTCGGAAGCCAACTTCATCGAAATGCTGCGCGGGCACCTGGTGCGCAGTTTCGCCGCGTAG